A genomic window from Triticum urartu cultivar G1812 chromosome 7, Tu2.1, whole genome shotgun sequence includes:
- the LOC125521619 gene encoding fructose-1,6-bisphosphatase, chloroplastic-like, whose translation MTLSPHTLRPPLLLPLPLPPTSNRRPPPPASRPRPLHPALARRSRSSVLLARPPRAGAGAGDGGMASHGSHPTLLEHMGRAGAPADLAVLVAHIQAACKRIAALVASPGNADLSRAKPAAGGTAASAAGRDAPKPLDELSNEIILSSLQSSGKVAVVASEENDLPVWMCDDGPYVVVTDPLDGSRNIEVSIPTGTIFGIYDRLVELDQLPLEEKAQLNSLQSGSRLVAAGYILYSSATIFCISFGEGTHGFTLDRSTGEFVLTHPSMQIPPRGQIYSVNDARYFDWPEGLKKYIDTIRQGKGQHPKKYSARYVCSLVADFHRTIIYGGVAMNPRDHLRLVYEANPLSFLAEQAGGRGSDGKTRILSIQPVKLHQRLPLFLGSMEDMLELESYGDVQQKVNPGYDV comes from the exons ATGACGCTATCCCCTCACACACTCCGcccgcccctcctcctccccctcccgcTCCCGCCAACTTCAAACCGACGACCGCCGCCGCCTGCTTCCCGCCCCCGCCCGCTCCACCCGGCGCTCGCACGCCGCAGCCGCAGCAGCGTCCTCCTCGCCCGGCCGCCGCGCGCGGGCGCGGGCGCCGGGGACGGCGGTATGGCGTCGCACGGCTCGCACCCCACGCTGCTCGAGCACATGGGCCGGGCCGGCGCGCCCGCCGACCTCGCCGTCCTCGTCGCACACATCCAGGCCGCCTGCAAGCGCATCGCCGCGCTCGTCGCGTCCCCCGGCAACGCCGACCTCTCGCGGGCCAAGCCGGCGGCCGGTGGAACGGCTGCTTCCGCGGCAGGGCGTGACGCGCCCAAGCCGCTCGACGAATTGTCG AACGAGATCATCCTGTCGTCGCTCCAAAGCTCTGGAAAAGTTGCAGTCGTGGCATCCGAAGAAAATGATCTCCCCGTTTGGATGTGCGACGACGGTCCCTACGTTGTTGTCACCGACCCGCTTGATGGCTCTCGCAACATTGAGGTGTCGATCCCCACTGGAACGATATTCGGGATATACGATAGGCTGGTGGAACTCGACCAGCTCCCTTTGGAGGAGAAAGCTCAGCTCAATTCGCTGCAGAGTGGTTCACGCTTGGTCGCTGCTGGATACATCCTTTATTCATCTGCCACCATCTTCTGCATCAGTTTCGGCGAAGGAACCCATGGATTCACATTGGATAGATCGACAGGAGAATTTGTTTTGACGCATCCGTCCATGCAAATACCCCCCAGAG GACAGATATATTCAGTGAATGATGCGCGGTATTTCGACTGGCCAGAGGGCCTGAAGAAGTACATCGACACGATCAGACAAGGCAAGGGGCAGCATCCCAAGAAGTACTCTGCTCGGTACGTGTGCTCGCTGGTCGCTGACTTTCATCGGACGATCATATACGGTGGAGTCGCAATGAACCCGAGGGATCACCTTCGGTTGGTTTACGAGGCAAATCCTCTCAGTTTCCTTGCCGAGCAGGCAGGGGGGCGAGGCTCAGATGGCAAAACCAGAATCCTGTCCATTCAGCCTGTGAAGCTGCACCAGAGGCTGCCATTGTTCCTGGGGAGCATGGAGGACATGCTTGAGCTAGAAAGCTACGGAGATGTCCAGCAGAAGGTCAATCCTGGATACGATGTCTAA